The Candidatus Eisenbacteria bacterium region GGATGCGGAAGCCATCGCCCGTCGACGGCTCGAGCGGGCAGATGTCGGATGTGCTGACGCTGAGGCCGAGCAAGTTGATGCCCTCATCAGCGTCCATCACCATTCGCTGATCGGTGATGGCTCGCACGAAGCCCGCACGGTCACGGTGGGCGACACGGTAGGAGATCGCAAAGGCCCCCGGCATCTGGATGACCGTGGGAGAACCCACCAGTGCCGGCGTGTAGAGGCCATCCTGCAGGAGCTGGACGCACAGGTCGAAGACCCCATCGTCTGGTGTCCGTTGCCCGGCTGCTCCATCCCACACGAGGTAGGTCTCGGCCGTGAAGCCGTGGTCGCCGTGGTCCGCGAGCAGCATCTCGACACCCGGCTCGCCCGGAATTCTCACTGCCCCGTCGCCCGCGTCGGCGCCCATCATCCCGATCGGTAGCTCGTCACAGGGATCGGGTGGTGCATCGCAATCCATCGCGGACCGCAGGATGAGACGCAGGGTCTGGATGCTCACGTGAGGCTCTACGGGGTCGGGGGGCAGGATGTCCACTCCGTAATCCAAGGGCGCGGTCGGATAGGGCGGCCCCGCGACCGCGAGCGCCGGCGCGTCGTAGGCGAGCGGGATGCTGTGGGCCTTCGCCATCCGGAGATCCGCGAGGTGGTAATCCCCCTGCACCGGCGCCGACAGCGTCACCTGGACGTGCACGATCGCCGTCTTGTCGAGATTGGCGGCATAGGCGCTCAGCGGGATCTCGAAGAACGGGCCGGGCGCGACGATCGGCACGCTCTCGACGTCGCTGGCGCCTGACGCGTCCTCCAGCCGGACCTCGAGCGTCGCTCCGCCGGAGACGGCGACGGTCACCTGCGCGACGATCTTCATCAGGACGCCCCCGCCGGTGATATCCACCGGCGCCGTCGGTCGGTAGCGAAGCTCGAGCCGGCCCCCACCACCAGCGGGCATGACGGTCGCGATCTCGTCGTTCACGGCGACCATGTGGAGCTGAGCGCCCGCGGGGTCGCTGCCCAGAGCGTGGAGGCGGACCTCGCGCTGGCTCGCGATGCAATGGAACGGGGGAAGTCCGGACTGCACCGCAGAGGCGCTTCCACCTGCGGGCGCCATGAGATCGAAAGGGCCGTGCTCGAAGTTATCGATCACCAGCGCCGAGGCGGGATGAGCGAGAAGCATCAGGGTGACGCAAACGATCGATGCGCCGGTCGTGAAACGGATCGGCGAGGCCATGCGTGGCCGCTGAGTGGATCGGAACCCGGGGGTCATCACCTTCTCCTCGAATCGGCCTGAGGAACCGAGGCCAGCCGAACATTGTCGCCTTCATCGAGGAGAACGGATTAGAACCGCTCGTCGCACAGGCAAAGGAGCCAGCAGGCGGCGAGCCGGGCACTCAGCGGGGCGGAAGTTCTCTCAGACCTGGACCTTGGCCCCCAGCGCCGCGATCAAGGCGCGACAGAAGTCGGGCAGATCGGCGGGCGTCCGACTCGAGATCAGGTGACCGTCCACCACGACGCTCTGATCGATGAAGGTGGCGCCGGCGTTCTCGAGATCGTCCTTGATGGCCGAAACTCCGGTGACCTTGCGCCCGTCGAGGATGCGCGCGCTGATCGGCACCCATCCGGCATGACAGATCATCGCAATGGGCTTTCGGTCGCGATCGAATTCCTTCACCAGCTCGAGCACCACCGAGCTGCGGCGCAGGCGATCCGGCGCCCATCCGCCGGGAATCACCAGCGCGTCGAAGTCCCCGGTGCGCACCTCGTCGAGCGTGCGGTCGGGCTTGCACGGATAGCCGTTCTTGCCCGCGTACACCGTCTTCTCGGGCCCGGCCACCACCACTTCCATGCCTTCTTCCATCAGCCGCAGCTTGGGATACCAGAGCTCGAGGTCCTCGTAAGCGTGCTCGACCAGGACGAGCACGCGTCGGTTCATGCGCAGCGGAGACATCCGTCACCTCCTTCGTCGATTGAACGCCGACTTTGAGCGACGCCTTCGCCCGCGTCAAGAGCGGCCGCCGGACTCCCTGGTCCCGCGGCTCACGCTGTCGCATACTGCCGCCCCATGCGTCACCACTTGGCCGCCCGCATGCTCGTGGGACTGCTGATCGGGCTCGTCCTCGGCTCGGCCGCTCACTTCTGGTTCGCCGAGGCGCCGTGGCTCACCGGCTTCGTGAAGTACGTCACCGACCCGGTCGGCAAGATCTTCCTGCGGCTCCTCTTCATGCTGGTGATTCCGCTGATCGTCTCGGCGCTGTCGCTCGGCGTGTCGGGTCTGGGCGACTTCCGCAGTCTCGGACGGATCGGCTTGAAGACACTCGCCTACACGGTCGCGGTCTCCACGGTGGCGGTGCTGCTGGGCGTGATGTTCGTCAACGTCTTCAAGCCCGGCGCGGGATTGTCGCCCGACCTGCGAGCGCGACTCTCGGCGCAGGCCTCGGCCGCACCGCCCCCCGCGCCCGCGGCAGGCTCGACCGGCGTCGACTTCCTGGTCGGCCTGGTGCCCAACAACGTGATCAAGGCGATGGCCGATGGCGACATGCTGGCGGTGATGGTGTTCGCATTGTTCCTGGGGATCGGCATGTCCCTCACCCGCACCGAGCCGGCCCGGCGCCTCGAGGAAGCGCTCGAAGGGCTCTACGACGTGGTCATGCGCCTGCTCGGCATCGTGCTGAAGTTCGCTCCGATCGGCGTGGCATGTCTCCTGTTCACGCTCACCGCACGGCTCGGCCTCGACGTGATCCGCCAGCTCGGAGCGTACGTCCTGGTGGTGGTCGGTGCGCTCGCGGTGCACCAGTTCATCGTCTATTCCCTGACGGTGGCGTGGCTCGGCGGCATGAGCCCCCTCAAGTTCTTCAGCGCCGTGCGACCGGCAATGGTGACGGCGTTCTCGACGGCATCGAGCAATGCCACGCTGCCGACGTCCCTGATGGTGGCCGAGGAGAACCTCAAGCTGCCGTCGCACGTCAGCCGCTTCGTGCTGACGCTGGGCTCGACCGCCAACCAGAACGGCACCGCCCTTTTCGAAGGTGTCACCGTGCTGTTCCTCGCCCAGTTCTATGGCGTCGATCTCACCCTCGCCCAGCAGGTGAGCGTCGCGTTCATCTGCGTGCTGGGCGGCATCGGCACCGCCGGCGTTCCGGCCGGCTCGATCCCGGTGGTGGTGATGATCCTCGGCATGATCGGCGTGCCGGCCGAAGGAATCGGCATGATCCTCGGCGTGGATCGTTTCCTCGACATGTGCCGCACCACGCTCAACGTGACCGGCGATCTGGCGGCGGCCGTGGTCGTGTCACGCGGCGAGGAGTCCCAGACCTAGCTTCGAGCGGCTTTCATCGGTTCTTCACACGCCTCTCCCACCATCGTTTCTGAATCATGTCCAAAGCCCAGGTTCTGCTGGTCGACGACGACGAGAAGACCGTCGCCACGGTGACGCTCTATCTCGAGCACGCCGGCTTCGATGTGGTCACCGCGAGCGACGGAGTGGGGGCGCTGGCCATGGCGCGCCGCGAGCCACCGCCGGATCTGATCGTCCTGGACCTCATGCTGCCCGGGCTCGACGGACTGGAGGTGTGCCGCAGGCTGAGAGAGGAGTCGTCGGCGATCCCGATCATCATGCTCACCGCCCGGTCGTCGGAGGAGGATCGACTCAAAGGCCTCGACCTCGGCGCCGACGACTACGTGGTCAAGCCGTTCAGCCCTCGGGAGCTGGCCGCCCGCGTGCGGGCGGTGTTGCGACGTGCGCCGGGCGCCGAGGATGAGACCCCCTTGCGAGTCGGGGCGCTGGTGATCGATCCGGCGCGGCATGAGGCCACGGTGCGCGGCGAGCGCGTGCCGCTCACGCCACGCGAGTTCCGGCTGCTCGAGGTCCTTGCACGAACGCCGGGCCGCGCGTTCTCGCGCTCCGAGCTGGTCGAGCGGGCGTTCGGCGCCGAGTCCGAAGCGCTGGATCGCACCATCGACGCGCACATCGTCAATCTGCGTCGCAAGATCGAAGTCGACCCCGCCAGGCCTGCGATCGTCGAGACGGTCTTTGGCGTGGGCTACCGACTGCGCGGAGACGCCTCGTGATCCGCAGCTTGCGCGCGCGGCTGTTCCTCATCGCCGCCATCACCATCGTGGTCGCTCTTGGCGTGGTGGGATTGATGTCCCGGCGCGTCGCGCAGATGGAATTCCGCCGCTTCGAGCTGGTCGAGCGCGCCGCCCACGTGGAAAACCTGGCGCGCGAGCTGAAGCGCCGGGTCGCGCTGGCCGACTCGGCGCGCCTCGACAGTGTGCTGGCGGAGCTGGGCCGCACGGAGCAGCGTGAGCTGCTCCTGGTGGCGCCGGATGGCCGAGTGCTGGGGGCTTCGAC contains the following coding sequences:
- a CDS encoding response regulator transcription factor, giving the protein MSKAQVLLVDDDEKTVATVTLYLEHAGFDVVTASDGVGALAMARREPPPDLIVLDLMLPGLDGLEVCRRLREESSAIPIIMLTARSSEEDRLKGLDLGADDYVVKPFSPRELAARVRAVLRRAPGAEDETPLRVGALVIDPARHEATVRGERVPLTPREFRLLEVLARTPGRAFSRSELVERAFGAESEALDRTIDAHIVNLRRKIEVDPARPAIVETVFGVGYRLRGDAS
- a CDS encoding type 1 glutamine amidotransferase domain-containing protein, with product MSPLRMNRRVLVLVEHAYEDLELWYPKLRLMEEGMEVVVAGPEKTVYAGKNGYPCKPDRTLDEVRTGDFDALVIPGGWAPDRLRRSSVVLELVKEFDRDRKPIAMICHAGWVPISARILDGRKVTGVSAIKDDLENAGATFIDQSVVVDGHLISSRTPADLPDFCRALIAALGAKVQV
- a CDS encoding dicarboxylate/amino acid:cation symporter, which encodes MRHHLAARMLVGLLIGLVLGSAAHFWFAEAPWLTGFVKYVTDPVGKIFLRLLFMLVIPLIVSALSLGVSGLGDFRSLGRIGLKTLAYTVAVSTVAVLLGVMFVNVFKPGAGLSPDLRARLSAQASAAPPPAPAAGSTGVDFLVGLVPNNVIKAMADGDMLAVMVFALFLGIGMSLTRTEPARRLEEALEGLYDVVMRLLGIVLKFAPIGVACLLFTLTARLGLDVIRQLGAYVLVVVGALAVHQFIVYSLTVAWLGGMSPLKFFSAVRPAMVTAFSTASSNATLPTSLMVAEENLKLPSHVSRFVLTLGSTANQNGTALFEGVTVLFLAQFYGVDLTLAQQVSVAFICVLGGIGTAGVPAGSIPVVVMILGMIGVPAEGIGMILGVDRFLDMCRTTLNVTGDLAAAVVVSRGEESQT